A genomic segment from Variovorax paradoxus B4 encodes:
- the ileS gene encoding isoleucine--tRNA ligase: MSDAASPTDYRSTLNLPDTPFPMRGDLPKREPGWVKEWNDEGRYHRLRDARHGAPKFILHDGPPYANGQIHMGHAVNKILKDMITKARQLEGYDALYVPGWDCHGLPIENAIEKQYGRNLSRDEMQAKSRAYATEQIAQQMADFQRLGVLGEWDHPYKTMDFANEAGELRAFKRVIERGFVYRGLKPVYWCFDCGSSLAEFEIEYADKKSQTVDVAFKAHEREKVLTAFETDHTILGDIFAVIWTTTAWTIPANQAINLNPELEYSLVDTERGLLILANSLVEMCMTRYALDGKVLATVKGEKLGGLEFEHPLYDVDAGYQRLSPVYLADYATATDGTGLVHSSPAYGVDDFNSCIAHGVAYDDILNPVQGNGSYAPDFPLFGGQNIWKAVPVIIAALRDANRLLTTETITHSYPHCWRHKTPVIYRAAAQWFIRMDEGEGVFTKDKAPKTLRQTALDAIEQTSFYPENGKARLHDMIAGRPDWCISRQRSWGVPIPFFLHKDSGELHPRTMEILDQAADIVEQGGIEAWSRVTVEEILGAEDAPHYAKSTDILEVWFDSGSTFYHVLRGTHPNVHHETGPEADLYLEGHDQHRGWFHSSLLIACALEDRAPYRGLLTHGFTVDAKGIKMSKSLKNGIDPQEISNKLGSEIIRLWVAASDYSGDIAGDDKILARVVDAYRRIRNTLRFLLANTSDFDIAKDAVPLEELFEIDRYALSRAAQFQAEILAHYKVYEFHPVVAKLQIYCSEDLGGFYLDILKDRLYTTAPGSLARRSAQTALWHISQAMLRWMAPFLSFTAEEAWKFVSTGKPGESIFAQTYSQFAAPDEALLAKWGRIREIRDVVNKDIEAVRAEGKVGSSLQATLQLSAPADDFALLGTLGDDLKFVFITSAIELAAGEALSSVVTPSSAQKCERCWHYRDDVGHDPAHPTICGRCTSNLFGAGESRSFA, from the coding sequence ATGTCTGACGCCGCTTCCCCCACCGACTACCGTTCCACGCTGAACCTGCCCGACACCCCCTTCCCGATGCGCGGCGACCTGCCCAAGCGCGAACCGGGCTGGGTGAAGGAATGGAACGACGAAGGCCGCTATCACCGCCTGCGCGACGCCCGCCACGGCGCGCCCAAGTTCATCCTGCACGACGGCCCGCCGTACGCCAACGGCCAGATCCACATGGGCCACGCGGTGAACAAGATCCTGAAGGACATGATCACCAAGGCGCGCCAGCTCGAAGGCTACGACGCGCTCTACGTGCCGGGCTGGGACTGCCATGGCCTGCCGATCGAGAACGCCATCGAAAAGCAGTACGGCCGCAACCTGAGCCGCGACGAAATGCAGGCCAAGAGCCGCGCCTACGCCACGGAACAGATCGCGCAGCAGATGGCCGACTTCCAGCGCCTGGGCGTGCTGGGCGAATGGGACCATCCCTACAAGACGATGGATTTCGCGAATGAAGCCGGCGAGCTGCGCGCCTTCAAGCGCGTGATCGAGCGCGGCTTCGTCTACCGCGGCCTGAAGCCCGTGTACTGGTGCTTCGACTGCGGCTCGTCGCTGGCCGAGTTCGAGATCGAATACGCCGACAAGAAGAGCCAGACCGTCGACGTGGCCTTCAAGGCGCACGAGCGCGAGAAGGTGCTCACGGCCTTCGAGACCGACCACACGATCCTCGGCGACATCTTTGCCGTGATCTGGACCACCACCGCGTGGACCATCCCCGCCAACCAGGCGATCAACCTCAACCCTGAGCTCGAATACTCGCTGGTCGATACCGAGCGCGGCCTGCTGATCCTGGCCAACTCGCTGGTCGAGATGTGCATGACGCGCTATGCGCTCGACGGCAAGGTGCTGGCCACGGTCAAGGGCGAGAAGCTCGGCGGGCTCGAGTTCGAGCATCCGCTCTATGACGTCGACGCCGGCTACCAGCGCCTGTCGCCCGTGTACCTGGCCGACTACGCCACCGCCACCGACGGCACCGGCCTCGTGCACTCCTCGCCCGCCTACGGCGTGGACGACTTCAACTCCTGCATCGCCCACGGCGTGGCCTACGACGACATCCTGAACCCGGTGCAGGGCAACGGCAGCTACGCGCCCGACTTCCCGCTCTTCGGCGGGCAGAACATCTGGAAGGCCGTGCCGGTCATCATCGCCGCGCTGCGTGACGCCAACCGCCTGCTGACCACCGAGACCATCACGCACAGCTATCCGCACTGCTGGCGCCACAAGACGCCGGTGATCTACCGCGCCGCGGCGCAGTGGTTCATCCGCATGGACGAGGGCGAAGGCGTGTTCACCAAGGACAAGGCGCCCAAGACGCTGCGCCAGACCGCGCTCGACGCCATCGAACAGACCAGCTTCTATCCCGAGAACGGCAAGGCGCGCCTGCACGACATGATCGCCGGGCGGCCCGACTGGTGCATCAGCCGCCAGCGCAGCTGGGGCGTGCCGATCCCGTTCTTCCTGCACAAGGATTCGGGCGAACTGCATCCGCGCACGATGGAAATCCTCGACCAGGCCGCCGACATCGTCGAGCAGGGCGGCATCGAGGCCTGGAGCCGAGTCACCGTCGAAGAGATCCTGGGCGCCGAAGACGCACCGCACTACGCCAAGAGCACCGACATCCTCGAGGTGTGGTTCGACTCGGGCTCGACCTTCTATCACGTGCTGCGCGGCACGCATCCCAACGTGCACCACGAGACCGGCCCCGAAGCCGACCTGTACCTCGAAGGCCACGACCAGCATCGCGGCTGGTTCCATTCGTCGCTCCTGATCGCCTGCGCACTGGAAGACCGCGCACCGTACCGCGGCCTGCTCACGCACGGCTTCACGGTGGATGCCAAGGGCATCAAGATGAGCAAGTCGCTCAAGAACGGCATCGACCCGCAGGAGATCAGCAACAAGCTGGGCTCGGAAATCATCCGGCTGTGGGTGGCCGCGAGCGACTACTCGGGCGACATCGCAGGCGACGACAAGATCCTCGCGCGCGTGGTCGATGCCTACCGCCGCATCCGCAACACGCTGCGCTTCCTGCTGGCGAACACCAGCGACTTCGACATCGCCAAGGATGCGGTGCCGCTCGAAGAGCTGTTCGAGATCGACCGCTATGCGCTGTCGCGCGCGGCGCAGTTCCAGGCCGAGATCCTCGCGCACTACAAGGTGTACGAGTTCCATCCGGTGGTGGCCAAGCTGCAGATCTACTGCTCGGAAGACCTGGGCGGCTTCTACCTCGACATCCTCAAGGACCGGCTCTACACGACAGCGCCGGGCTCGCTGGCGCGCCGCAGCGCGCAGACGGCGCTCTGGCACATCTCGCAGGCGATGCTGCGCTGGATGGCGCCGTTCCTGAGCTTCACGGCCGAAGAGGCGTGGAAGTTCGTGAGCACGGGCAAGCCGGGCGAGTCGATCTTCGCGCAGACCTACAGCCAGTTCGCCGCGCCCGATGAGGCCTTGCTCGCCAAATGGGGCCGCATCCGCGAGATCCGCGACGTGGTCAACAAGGACATCGAAGCCGTGCGCGCCGAAGGCAAGGTCGGCTCGTCGCTGCAGGCCACCCTGCAGCTCAGCGCACCGGCCGACGACTTCGCGCTGCTGGGCACGCTGGGCGACGACCTGAAGTTCGTCTTCATCACCTCCGCCATCGAATTGGCGGCGGGCGAGGCGCTGTCTTCAGTAGTGACGCCGAGCAGCGCGCAGAAGTGCGAGCGCTGCTGGCACTACCGCGACGACGTGGGCCACGACCCGGCGCATCCGACGATCTGCGGCCGTTGCACCAGCAACCTGTTCGGCGCCGGCGAGTCGCGGAGCTTTGCCTGA
- a CDS encoding bifunctional riboflavin kinase/FAD synthetase, with the protein MQVFRGFRHPGVAPACALTIGNFDGVHRGHQAMIALLQTEARQRGLSSCVLTFEPHPRDYFAALTKKPDLAPARIGTLRDKLTELAACGVAQTIVLPFDGRLASQSPEAFIQNVLIDGLGARYVLVGDDFRFGAKRAGDYAMLDAAGDTHGFDVARMNSYEVHGLRVSSSAVREALAEGRMADAQHLLGRPYTISGHVVHGRKLGRALGASAPGKDDGFRTLNLRFKHWKPAASGIFAVLVHGLADQPLPGVANLGVRPSLDANDVNAGRVLLETHCLEWPSHLGAEGAYGKIVRVELLHKLHDELRYTSLEALTAGIAKDGRDARAFFASTHAETHRQTTRDRI; encoded by the coding sequence ATGCAGGTTTTCCGCGGCTTCCGGCACCCGGGCGTGGCTCCGGCCTGCGCCCTCACCATAGGCAATTTCGACGGCGTGCACCGTGGCCACCAGGCCATGATCGCGCTGTTGCAGACCGAGGCGCGCCAGCGCGGGCTGTCGAGCTGCGTGCTCACGTTCGAGCCGCACCCGCGCGACTATTTCGCCGCCCTCACCAAGAAACCCGACCTGGCGCCGGCGCGCATCGGCACGCTGCGCGACAAGCTGACCGAGCTCGCGGCCTGTGGCGTGGCGCAGACGATCGTGCTGCCCTTCGACGGCCGGCTGGCGTCCCAGTCGCCCGAAGCATTCATCCAGAACGTGCTGATCGACGGCCTGGGCGCGCGCTACGTGCTGGTGGGCGACGACTTTCGTTTTGGCGCCAAGCGGGCCGGCGACTACGCCATGCTCGACGCGGCCGGCGATACGCACGGCTTCGATGTGGCGCGCATGAACAGCTACGAGGTCCATGGCCTGCGCGTTTCCAGTTCGGCCGTGCGCGAGGCGCTGGCCGAAGGCCGCATGGCCGATGCCCAGCATCTGCTCGGCCGGCCCTACACGATCTCGGGCCACGTGGTCCATGGCCGCAAGCTCGGCCGCGCGCTGGGCGCCTCGGCCCCCGGCAAGGACGACGGTTTTCGCACCCTCAACCTGCGCTTCAAGCATTGGAAACCGGCGGCCAGCGGCATCTTCGCGGTGCTGGTGCACGGCCTGGCCGACCAGCCGCTGCCCGGCGTGGCAAACCTCGGCGTGCGCCCTTCGTTGGACGCCAACGACGTCAACGCGGGCCGCGTGCTGCTCGAGACGCATTGCCTGGAGTGGCCCTCGCATCTGGGAGCCGAAGGGGCCTACGGTAAAATCGTCCGCGTGGAACTCCTGCACAAACTGCACGACGAATTGCGCTACACCAGCCTCGAGGCCCTGACAGCGGGCATCGCGAAGGATGGGCGCGACGCGCGCGCGTTCTTTGCGTCGACCCACGCCGAAACCCACCGCCAGACCACGCGCGATCGAATTTAG
- a CDS encoding HNH endonuclease: MKVLKLSAQGLPQSWISLEQAVIHYAADEVRWEVGAQVAVFRGGHNAITGQQSQIAINSIIGTKGVPRINPFTQRPGLTNSKLFSRDRNICAYCGGHFHEDELTREHIIPFAQKGIDTWMNVVTACKPCNHRKSSRTPEQANMPLLYAPYVPSLWEDFILRNRRILADQMEFLMAHLPQSSRLHDS, translated from the coding sequence GTGAAGGTCTTGAAGCTGTCGGCCCAAGGGCTGCCCCAGTCATGGATATCGCTCGAACAGGCGGTCATCCACTATGCAGCGGACGAAGTCCGCTGGGAGGTGGGCGCGCAGGTGGCGGTGTTCCGTGGCGGCCACAATGCCATCACCGGCCAGCAGTCGCAGATTGCGATCAACAGCATCATCGGCACCAAGGGCGTGCCGCGCATCAATCCCTTCACCCAGCGCCCGGGGCTGACCAACAGCAAGCTGTTCTCGCGCGACCGCAACATTTGTGCTTATTGCGGCGGGCATTTCCACGAAGACGAGCTCACGCGCGAGCACATCATTCCGTTCGCGCAAAAGGGCATCGACACGTGGATGAACGTGGTCACGGCCTGCAAGCCCTGCAATCACCGCAAGAGCAGCCGCACGCCCGAGCAGGCGAACATGCCGCTGCTGTACGCGCCCTATGTGCCCAGCCTCTGGGAAGATTTCATTTTGCGAAATCGCCGCATCCTGGCGGACCAGATGGAATTCCTGATGGCGCACCTGCCGCAGAGTTCGCGGCTGCACGACTCCTAG
- a CDS encoding enoyl-CoA hydratase: MSDATSPFVLATRDARGVVTLTLNRPASFNALSEGMLGALEQVLGEIAADETVRVVVIAAAGKAFCAGHDLKEMRAEPSLGYYQRLFERCGAMMLSIQRLPVPVIARVHGIATAAGCQLVAVCDLAVASSEARFAVSGVNVGLFCATPSVTLSRNLGRKEAFEMLVTGEFISAQEAREKGLVNRVAPPGELDAAVEALVSSIVAKPRQALALGKALFYRQLETGIEAALADASQTMACNMMDAGALEGVQAFIEKRPPDWKR; this comes from the coding sequence ATGAGCGATGCGACCTCTCCCTTCGTGCTGGCGACACGCGACGCGCGCGGCGTGGTCACGCTGACGCTGAACCGCCCGGCTTCGTTCAACGCCCTCTCCGAAGGCATGCTCGGCGCGCTCGAACAGGTGCTCGGCGAGATCGCGGCCGACGAGACCGTGCGTGTCGTCGTCATCGCGGCGGCGGGCAAGGCCTTCTGCGCGGGCCATGACCTGAAGGAAATGCGCGCGGAGCCCTCGCTCGGCTATTACCAGCGGCTCTTCGAACGCTGCGGCGCCATGATGCTGTCGATCCAGCGCCTGCCCGTGCCGGTGATCGCGCGCGTGCACGGCATTGCGACGGCCGCAGGCTGCCAGCTGGTCGCGGTGTGCGACCTGGCGGTGGCCTCGAGCGAGGCGCGCTTTGCGGTCAGCGGCGTGAACGTGGGGCTGTTCTGCGCCACGCCGAGCGTCACCCTGTCGCGCAACCTCGGCCGCAAGGAAGCGTTCGAGATGCTGGTGACCGGCGAATTCATCAGCGCGCAGGAAGCCCGCGAGAAGGGCCTGGTCAACCGGGTGGCCCCGCCCGGCGAACTCGACGCCGCCGTGGAGGCGCTGGTGTCGAGCATCGTCGCCAAGCCGCGCCAGGCGCTCGCGCTCGGCAAGGCGCTGTTCTATCGCCAGCTCGAAACCGGCATCGAGGCCGCACTGGCCGACGCCAGCCAGACCATGGCGTGCAACATGATGGACGCGGGCGCGCTGGAAGGCGTTCAGGCCTTCATCGAGAAGCGCCCGCCCGACTGGAAGCGCTGA
- a CDS encoding alpha/beta fold hydrolase, with protein sequence MQSRRTILAMAMTGLVPTAMLTACATAPSPSYTERPPIVLMHGNGDSAALWQTTIWRFESNGWPRDRLFALDQPYPLARDDDAVAQPGRSSTTDSAVFLKAEVDKVLKATGAGKVVLIGNSRGGNTIRNYVQNGGGAAVVSHVVLGGNPAHGIWAVKGFRENNEFSGLSGFMQQLNAPKGANGEEVTPGVKWLTLRSDNNDKYAQPDGVWIGAPGQPTNIGFDGPALKGATNVVLPRVDHRETSFSPAAFAATWQFLTGEAPRSTAVAAEANVVLDGRAVGAENLSLNGGQVTVYAVDPATGARRGDAVHSKNIGADGRWGPFNARGDTAYEFVLSAPGYGITHIYRSPFPRSSRVVTLRPERLTPADGSAQAVVVFTRPRGYFDAQRDTMRFDGQSPPPGVPPRGSGVSSSRLRVATAQPQRAVAGEFNAERITGLTWPAAQQHVTVLELTY encoded by the coding sequence ATGCAATCCCGCCGCACCATCCTTGCCATGGCCATGACCGGCCTGGTTCCCACCGCCATGCTGACCGCCTGTGCCACCGCCCCCTCGCCTTCGTACACCGAACGCCCGCCGATCGTCTTGATGCACGGCAACGGCGATTCGGCGGCCCTCTGGCAGACCACGATCTGGCGCTTCGAATCGAACGGCTGGCCGCGCGACCGGCTCTTTGCGCTCGACCAGCCCTATCCGCTGGCACGCGACGACGATGCGGTGGCGCAGCCGGGCCGCAGCTCGACCACCGATTCGGCCGTCTTCCTGAAGGCCGAGGTCGACAAGGTGCTGAAAGCCACGGGCGCCGGCAAGGTGGTGCTGATCGGCAATTCGCGCGGCGGCAACACGATCCGCAACTACGTTCAGAACGGCGGCGGCGCGGCTGTCGTGAGCCATGTGGTGCTGGGCGGCAATCCCGCCCACGGCATCTGGGCCGTGAAGGGCTTTCGCGAGAACAACGAGTTCTCCGGCCTCTCGGGCTTCATGCAGCAGCTCAATGCGCCGAAGGGGGCGAACGGCGAAGAGGTCACGCCGGGCGTGAAGTGGCTCACGCTGCGCTCCGACAACAACGACAAGTACGCGCAGCCCGACGGGGTGTGGATCGGCGCGCCGGGCCAGCCGACGAACATCGGCTTCGACGGCCCCGCGCTCAAGGGCGCGACCAATGTGGTGCTGCCGCGCGTGGACCACCGGGAGACCTCGTTCTCGCCCGCCGCGTTCGCGGCGACATGGCAGTTCCTGACCGGCGAAGCGCCGCGCAGCACGGCGGTGGCGGCCGAAGCGAATGTCGTGCTCGACGGCCGTGCGGTGGGTGCGGAGAACCTTTCGCTCAATGGCGGGCAGGTCACCGTGTACGCGGTGGATCCGGCCACGGGCGCACGGCGCGGCGATGCGGTGCACAGCAAGAACATCGGCGCCGATGGCCGCTGGGGTCCGTTCAATGCCCGCGGCGACACGGCCTACGAGTTCGTGCTCAGCGCACCCGGCTACGGCATCACGCACATCTACCGCAGCCCGTTTCCGCGCAGCAGCCGCGTCGTGACCCTGCGCCCCGAACGCCTCACGCCGGCCGATGGCAGCGCCCAGGCGGTGGTCGTCTTCACGCGGCCTCGCGGCTACTTCGATGCGCAGCGCGACACCATGCGCTTCGACGGCCAGAGCCCGCCGCCCGGCGTGCCGCCCAGGGGTTCCGGCGTGTCGAGTTCCAGGTTGCGCGTTGCCACCGCACAACCCCAGCGCGCGGTGGCCGGTGAATTCAACGCGGAGCGCATCACCGGCCTGACCTGGCCTGCAGCGCAGCAGCACGTGACGGTGCTCGAGTTGACTTACTGA
- a CDS encoding acyl-CoA dehydrogenase family protein, with protein MDFNFSDDQEQLRDAVRKWVDKGYDFERRRGIEAKGGFSREAWDELAELGLGGLYIAEDDGGLGMGPVAGMVVMEELGRGIVLEPFAQTLIAGAVLSGYANADTKDGWLPRIAGGQAIVVLAYQERKSRYRLDLCDAKAVKAGDGWSLTGAKSVVPVGDEADAYLVPAKVDGKIALFLVERSASGVEARGYGTQDGGRAAEVVFDKADATLVTADGLAALEYAVDVGIAATCAEAVGVMDKTVALTVDYMNQRKQFGVTISTFQALRHRVADMKMQLELARSMSYYATLKLNAPADERRQALARAKYQLGTSMRYVAANSVQLHGGIGVTDEYIGSHYFRKLTQLEITFGDTLHHLGEVSARMQDTAGVFA; from the coding sequence ATGGACTTCAATTTTTCGGACGACCAGGAACAACTGCGCGACGCCGTTCGCAAGTGGGTCGACAAGGGCTATGACTTCGAGCGCCGCCGCGGCATCGAGGCCAAGGGCGGCTTCTCGCGCGAAGCATGGGACGAACTGGCCGAACTCGGCCTGGGCGGCCTCTACATCGCCGAAGACGACGGCGGCCTGGGCATGGGCCCGGTGGCCGGCATGGTGGTGATGGAAGAGCTGGGCCGCGGCATCGTGCTGGAGCCCTTCGCGCAGACCTTGATTGCCGGCGCCGTGCTCAGCGGCTATGCCAATGCCGACACCAAGGACGGCTGGCTGCCGCGCATTGCCGGCGGCCAGGCCATCGTGGTGCTGGCCTACCAGGAACGCAAGTCGCGCTACCGGCTCGACCTGTGCGACGCCAAGGCCGTGAAGGCCGGCGACGGCTGGTCGCTGACGGGCGCCAAGAGCGTGGTGCCCGTGGGCGACGAAGCCGACGCGTACCTGGTGCCGGCCAAGGTGGACGGCAAGATCGCCCTCTTCCTGGTCGAACGCAGCGCCAGCGGTGTCGAGGCCCGCGGCTACGGCACGCAGGACGGCGGCCGTGCGGCCGAGGTGGTGTTCGACAAGGCAGACGCCACGCTGGTCACGGCCGACGGATTGGCCGCACTTGAATATGCGGTCGACGTCGGCATTGCCGCCACCTGCGCCGAAGCGGTCGGCGTGATGGACAAGACCGTGGCCCTCACCGTCGACTACATGAACCAGCGCAAGCAGTTCGGCGTGACCATCTCCACCTTCCAGGCGCTGCGCCATCGCGTGGCCGACATGAAGATGCAGCTCGAGCTCGCGCGCTCGATGAGCTACTACGCGACGCTCAAGCTCAACGCCCCGGCCGACGAGCGCCGCCAGGCGCTCGCGCGCGCCAAGTACCAGCTCGGCACGTCGATGCGCTATGTCGCCGCGAACTCGGTGCAGCTGCATGGCGGCATCGGCGTGACCGACGAATACATCGGCAGCCACTATTTCCGCAAGCTCACGCAGCTCGAAATCACCTTCGGCGACACGCTGCACCACCTGGGCGAAGTCTCCGCCCGCATGCAGGACACGGCCGGCGTCTTCGCCTGA
- a CDS encoding acyl-CoA dehydrogenase family protein, whose product MDLSFTPEEQKFREEIRAWVKENLPKEISHKVHNALELTRDDLQGWARILGKKGWLGYGWPKEFGGPGWTAIQRHLFEEETALAGAPRIVPFGPVMVAPVIMAFGNAEQQKRFLPGIASGEVWWSQGYSEPGSGSDLASVKTKAERKGDKYIVNGQKTWTTLGQYGDWMFNLVRTSNEGKPQTGISFLLLDMKSPGVTVRPIKLLDGGHEVNEVFFDNVEVPAENLIGEENKGWTYAKHLLSHERTNIADVNRAKRELERLKRIARSEGVYDDQRFRDEIAKLEVDIVALEMMVLRVLSAATSGKNSLDVAGLLKIRGSEIQQRYSELMMLAGGPYSLPLIREAMEAGWQGDFPGGNPALAPLASTFFNMRKTTIYGGSNEVQRNIVAQTVLG is encoded by the coding sequence ATGGATTTGAGCTTCACGCCCGAAGAACAGAAGTTCCGCGAAGAGATTCGCGCCTGGGTCAAGGAAAACCTTCCCAAAGAGATTTCGCACAAGGTGCACAACGCGCTCGAACTGACGCGCGACGATTTGCAGGGCTGGGCCAGGATCCTCGGCAAGAAGGGTTGGCTGGGCTACGGCTGGCCGAAGGAATTCGGCGGCCCGGGCTGGACCGCCATCCAGCGCCACCTGTTCGAGGAAGAGACTGCACTGGCCGGCGCGCCGCGGATCGTTCCATTCGGCCCGGTGATGGTCGCCCCGGTGATCATGGCATTCGGCAACGCCGAACAGCAGAAGCGCTTCCTCCCCGGCATCGCCAGCGGTGAAGTCTGGTGGAGCCAGGGCTACAGCGAGCCCGGCTCCGGCTCGGACCTGGCTTCCGTCAAGACCAAGGCCGAGCGCAAGGGCGACAAGTACATCGTCAACGGCCAGAAGACCTGGACCACGCTCGGCCAGTACGGCGACTGGATGTTCAACCTCGTGCGCACCAGCAACGAGGGCAAGCCGCAGACTGGCATCAGCTTCCTGCTGCTCGACATGAAGTCGCCCGGCGTCACGGTGCGCCCGATCAAGCTGCTCGACGGCGGCCACGAGGTGAACGAGGTGTTCTTCGACAACGTCGAAGTGCCGGCCGAGAACCTGATCGGCGAGGAGAACAAGGGCTGGACCTACGCCAAGCACCTGCTCTCGCACGAGCGCACCAACATCGCCGACGTGAACCGCGCCAAGCGCGAGCTCGAGCGCTTGAAGCGCATCGCCAGGAGCGAAGGCGTCTACGACGACCAGCGCTTCCGCGACGAGATCGCCAAGCTCGAAGTCGACATCGTCGCGCTCGAGATGATGGTGCTGCGCGTGCTCTCGGCGGCCACATCGGGCAAGAACTCGCTCGACGTCGCGGGCCTGCTCAAGATCCGCGGCAGCGAGATCCAGCAGCGCTACAGCGAACTGATGATGCTGGCCGGCGGTCCCTATTCGCTGCCGCTGATCCGCGAGGCGATGGAAGCCGGCTGGCAGGGCGACTTCCCCGGCGGCAACCCGGCCCTTGCGCCGCTCGCGTCGACCTTCTTCAACATGCGCAAGACCACCATCTACGGCGGCTCGAACGAAGTGCAACGCAACATCGTCGCGCAGACGGTGCTGGGCTGA
- the purN gene encoding phosphoribosylglycinamide formyltransferase codes for MKNIVILISGGGSNMAAIVRAAERDRWSGRFGARISAVVSNRAEAGGLAIARTHGIETAVVPHKEFPTREAFDEALAKVVDAHSPALVVLAGFMRILTPGFVERYAGRLVNIHPSLLPAFPGLNTHQRAIDAGCKVAGVTVHQVTTELDHGPILAQAVVPVLPDDTAATLAGRVLAQEHQLYPRAIAEWLADTSSHTS; via the coding sequence ATGAAGAACATCGTGATCCTGATCTCCGGCGGCGGCTCCAACATGGCGGCCATCGTGCGTGCCGCAGAGCGCGACCGCTGGTCCGGGCGTTTTGGCGCCCGTATTTCCGCAGTCGTCAGCAACAGGGCCGAAGCGGGGGGGCTTGCGATCGCCAGGACGCACGGCATCGAAACCGCCGTGGTCCCGCACAAGGAGTTCCCGACGCGCGAGGCTTTCGACGAGGCGCTGGCGAAGGTCGTCGATGCGCATTCGCCGGCGCTGGTGGTGCTGGCGGGCTTCATGCGCATCCTGACGCCGGGCTTCGTCGAGCGCTACGCCGGCCGCCTGGTCAACATCCACCCTTCCTTGCTGCCGGCATTTCCCGGGCTGAACACGCACCAGCGGGCCATCGACGCCGGCTGCAAGGTGGCAGGCGTCACGGTGCACCAGGTGACCACGGAACTCGACCATGGCCCGATCCTGGCCCAGGCGGTGGTGCCGGTGCTGCCGGACGACACGGCCGCCACGCTCGCCGGCCGGGTGCTCGCGCAGGAGCATCAGTTGTATCCACGCGCCATTGCCGAGTGGCTTGCAGATACATCAAGTCACACGTCTTAA
- a CDS encoding I78 family peptidase inhibitor, giving the protein MKTQSLLSAVAGAILLSACAAPASAPPPASASAAPPEPVFQCNADGARFAVGQPLSPQLEAAARVRAGAGTVRALKPGEAVTMELNGGRLNLDVDARGRVTDVRCG; this is encoded by the coding sequence TTGAAAACCCAATCGCTACTGTCCGCGGTCGCTGGCGCCATCCTGCTGTCGGCCTGCGCCGCGCCAGCCTCTGCACCGCCCCCCGCATCCGCATCCGCTGCGCCACCCGAGCCGGTGTTCCAGTGCAATGCGGACGGCGCGCGGTTCGCCGTCGGCCAGCCGTTGTCGCCTCAACTCGAGGCTGCAGCCCGCGTGCGCGCCGGGGCGGGCACGGTGCGTGCACTGAAGCCCGGCGAGGCGGTGACGATGGAACTCAATGGCGGGCGCCTCAACCTCGATGTGGACGCGCGTGGCCGCGTGACGGACGTCCGCTGCGGCTGA
- a CDS encoding DUF1653 domain-containing protein, translated as MNDDNDLPPLIETPPGRYRHYKGGEYEVLGTVRHSETLEPMTLYRALYGAKGLWVRPAAMFEGTVEIDGVRQRRFAPV; from the coding sequence GTGAACGACGACAACGACCTGCCACCCCTGATAGAAACGCCTCCCGGCCGCTATCGGCACTACAAAGGCGGCGAATACGAGGTGCTGGGCACCGTGCGCCACAGCGAAACGCTTGAACCGATGACGCTGTACCGCGCGCTCTATGGCGCGAAGGGGCTGTGGGTCCGCCCGGCCGCGATGTTCGAGGGCACCGTGGAGATCGACGGTGTCCGCCAACGACGCTTCGCGCCGGTGTAG